In Streptomyces sp. NBC_00335, a single genomic region encodes these proteins:
- the tkt gene encoding transketolase, whose translation MTVATAPQGPASALLWEDADRRAVEVARALTVDAVEAAGHGHPGTAMSLAPAAYLLFQRLLRHDPRDPRWAGRDRFVLSCGHASLTLYTQLYLSGYGLTLDDLKGLRTEGSLTPAHPEYGHTPGVETTTGPLGQGLANAVGMAMAARRERGLFDPEAAPGASPFDHTVWAIASEGDLEEGVAHEASSLAGHQRLGNLVVLYDENRISIEDDRQIAHSEDTLARYRAYGWHVQEVDWTATGEATEYTEDVPALHRALTTARETTDRPSLVSLRTIIGWPAPKKRNTGGIHGSALGAEEAAAAKAAMGLDPSLSFQVPAEVLDHARRVADRGAEAHRQWDKTLADWRALNPERAELFDRLSERRLPEGWQESLPVFSGGGQMATRKASGEVLNALAGVLPELWGGSADLAESNLTTMKGEPSFIPEELSTDAYSGHRYGRTLHFGIREHAMGAVLNGIALHGGTRPYGGTFLVFSDYMRPAVRLAAMMKLPVTYVWTHDSIGLGEDGPTHQPIEHLWSLRAIPGLDVVRPADANETVVAWRTILENDDRPAGLCLSRQNLPVLERTEESGLSPAEGAARGGYVLAEAEAEAGAGGGSRSPEVILIATGSEVPIALDARRILQDGGLATRVVSMPCLEWFQAQEEEYREEVLPAGVAARVSVEAGSSLGWYALVGAAGTSLGIDSFGASAPYQSLYELHGLTAPKVAAAARASFERAQRSQGSQGSQRSQRKAADR comes from the coding sequence ATGACCGTCGCCACCGCCCCGCAGGGCCCCGCGTCCGCCCTGCTCTGGGAGGACGCCGACCGCCGGGCCGTCGAGGTCGCCCGCGCCCTGACCGTGGACGCGGTCGAGGCGGCCGGACACGGACACCCCGGCACCGCCATGAGCCTCGCCCCGGCCGCCTACCTGCTCTTCCAGCGGCTGCTGCGCCACGACCCCCGGGACCCGCGCTGGGCCGGCCGCGACCGGTTCGTGCTCTCCTGCGGCCACGCCAGCCTGACCCTCTACACGCAGCTCTACCTGTCGGGCTACGGGCTCACCCTCGACGACCTCAAGGGCCTGCGCACCGAGGGCAGTCTGACCCCCGCGCACCCCGAGTACGGGCACACCCCGGGCGTGGAGACCACCACGGGCCCCCTCGGCCAGGGCCTCGCCAACGCGGTCGGCATGGCCATGGCGGCCCGCCGCGAGCGCGGACTGTTCGACCCGGAGGCCGCCCCCGGCGCCTCCCCCTTCGACCACACCGTCTGGGCCATCGCCTCCGAGGGCGACCTGGAGGAGGGCGTCGCGCACGAGGCCAGCTCGCTGGCCGGCCACCAGCGGCTGGGCAACCTCGTCGTCCTCTACGACGAGAACCGCATCTCCATCGAGGACGACCGGCAGATCGCGCACTCCGAGGACACCCTCGCCCGCTACCGGGCGTACGGCTGGCACGTGCAGGAGGTCGACTGGACGGCCACGGGGGAGGCCACCGAGTACACCGAGGACGTGCCGGCCCTGCACCGGGCGCTCACCACCGCCCGCGAAACCACCGACCGGCCCTCGCTCGTATCGCTGCGCACGATCATCGGCTGGCCCGCGCCGAAGAAGCGCAATACCGGCGGCATCCACGGATCGGCCCTCGGCGCGGAGGAGGCCGCGGCCGCCAAGGCGGCGATGGGCCTCGACCCCTCGCTCTCCTTCCAGGTCCCCGCCGAAGTACTGGACCACGCCCGCCGGGTCGCCGACCGCGGCGCCGAGGCCCACCGCCAGTGGGACAAGACCCTCGCCGACTGGCGCGCCCTGAACCCCGAGCGCGCCGAGCTCTTCGACCGGCTCTCCGAGCGCCGGCTGCCCGAGGGCTGGCAGGAGAGCCTGCCCGTGTTCTCCGGGGGCGGCCAGATGGCCACCCGCAAGGCCTCGGGCGAGGTGCTGAACGCGCTGGCCGGCGTACTGCCCGAACTGTGGGGCGGCTCCGCGGACCTCGCCGAGTCCAACCTCACCACCATGAAGGGCGAACCCTCCTTCATCCCGGAGGAGTTGTCGACGGATGCGTACTCCGGCCACCGGTACGGGCGGACCCTGCACTTCGGCATCCGCGAGCACGCCATGGGCGCCGTCCTCAACGGCATCGCCCTGCATGGCGGAACCAGGCCCTACGGCGGCACCTTCCTCGTCTTCTCCGACTACATGCGCCCGGCCGTCCGTCTCGCGGCCATGATGAAGCTGCCCGTCACCTACGTCTGGACCCACGACTCCATCGGACTCGGCGAGGACGGCCCCACCCACCAGCCGATCGAGCACCTCTGGTCGCTGCGCGCCATCCCGGGCCTGGACGTGGTCCGGCCCGCCGACGCGAACGAGACCGTCGTGGCCTGGCGCACCATCCTGGAGAACGACGACCGCCCGGCGGGCCTGTGCCTGTCCCGGCAGAACCTGCCCGTGCTGGAGCGCACCGAGGAGAGCGGGCTGTCCCCCGCCGAGGGCGCTGCACGCGGCGGCTACGTCCTGGCCGAGGCCGAGGCCGAGGCCGGGGCCGGGGGCGGGAGCAGGAGCCCCGAGGTCATCCTCATCGCCACCGGCAGCGAGGTGCCCATCGCCCTCGACGCCCGCCGCATCCTCCAGGACGGGGGCCTCGCCACCCGCGTCGTGTCCATGCCCTGCCTGGAGTGGTTCCAGGCGCAGGAGGAGGAGTACCGCGAGGAGGTGCTCCCCGCCGGCGTGGCCGCCCGGGTCTCGGTGGAGGCGGGCTCCAGCCTCGGCTGGTACGCCTTGGTCGGCGCGGCCGGCACCTCGCTCGGCATCGACTCCTTCGGCGCCTCCGCCCCGTACCAGTCGCTGTACGAACTCCACGGCCTGACCGCGCCGAAGGTCGCCGCGGCGGCCCGCGCGAGCTTCGAGCGGGCGCAGCGGTCTCAGGGGTCCCAGGGGTCCCAGCGGTCCCAGCGCAAGGCAGCGGACCGATGA
- the aroA gene encoding 3-phosphoshikimate 1-carboxyvinyltransferase has protein sequence MSAVTVLEARIPGSKSITNRALLLAAAAPGRSRLGAPLVSDDTLAFRAALTDLGTGVRDIGDSGYGYGDGSGYGDGSGEVWEVTGRGAGPAGPGRVWCADAGTAARFLPPFAATGHGEIAFDGSDQLRARPLRPLLEALTGLGVKVRGTGLPFTLIARGLGGGRIELDSGLSSQYLSGLLMAAPLMGGPLTVDVPRLVSRPYVDMTLALMRHFGARVEEEGSTITVHPGGYRPTDLDIEPDASTASYFFAAAAVTGRTVRVRALGSGSLQGDTAFVEVLAKAGARVTRTAEWTEVTGAGALRGGFTVDMGDISDTFMTMAAIAPLADAPVTITGIAHARLKESDRIAAVAQNLRALGIRVEEGPDRITVHPGAPAPATIDCRRDHRIAMSFSVLGLRAAGITLDDPACVAKTFPGFHEELRRLFG, from the coding sequence ATGAGCGCCGTCACCGTGCTGGAGGCCCGGATCCCCGGCTCCAAGAGCATCACCAACCGGGCGCTGCTCCTCGCGGCCGCCGCCCCCGGCCGCAGCCGCCTCGGCGCGCCCCTGGTCAGCGACGACACCCTCGCCTTCCGGGCCGCGCTGACGGACCTGGGCACCGGGGTGCGCGACATCGGCGACAGCGGCTACGGGTACGGGGACGGCTCCGGCTACGGCGACGGCTCCGGCGAGGTCTGGGAGGTCACCGGGCGCGGCGCCGGACCGGCCGGCCCCGGCCGGGTCTGGTGCGCCGACGCCGGCACCGCGGCGCGCTTCCTGCCGCCCTTCGCGGCCACCGGGCACGGGGAGATCGCCTTCGACGGCTCCGACCAGTTGCGGGCGCGCCCGCTGCGGCCGCTGCTGGAGGCGCTCACCGGGCTCGGCGTGAAGGTGCGCGGCACGGGCCTGCCCTTCACCCTTATCGCGCGGGGGCTGGGCGGCGGCCGCATCGAGCTGGATTCCGGGCTCAGCAGCCAGTACCTCTCCGGGCTGCTGATGGCCGCCCCGCTGATGGGCGGACCGCTCACGGTGGACGTGCCGCGGCTGGTCAGCCGTCCGTACGTGGACATGACCCTGGCCCTCATGCGGCACTTCGGTGCCCGGGTCGAGGAGGAGGGCAGCACGATCACGGTCCACCCGGGCGGGTACCGGCCCACCGACCTCGACATCGAGCCGGACGCCTCGACCGCCTCGTACTTCTTCGCGGCGGCGGCCGTCACCGGGCGCACCGTACGGGTCCGGGCGCTGGGTTCCGGCAGCCTGCAGGGCGACACCGCCTTCGTGGAGGTGCTGGCCAAGGCCGGGGCCCGGGTCACCAGGACCGCGGAGTGGACCGAAGTCACGGGTGCCGGCGCGCTGCGCGGCGGATTCACCGTCGACATGGGTGACATCTCGGACACCTTCATGACGATGGCCGCGATCGCCCCGCTCGCGGACGCCCCGGTCACCATCACGGGCATCGCGCACGCCCGGCTGAAGGAGTCCGACCGGATCGCCGCCGTCGCGCAGAACCTGCGCGCGCTGGGCATCCGGGTCGAGGAGGGACCGGACCGCATCACCGTCCACCCGGGCGCGCCCGCCCCGGCGACGATCGACTGCCGGCGGGACCACCGCATCGCGATGTCCTTCTCGGTACTGGGCCTGCGCGCCGCCGGCATCACCCTCGACGACCCGGCCTGCGTGGCCAAGACCTTCCCCGGGTTCCACGAGGAGCTGCGCCGGCTGTTCGGCTGA
- a CDS encoding dihydrofolate reductase family protein, with protein sequence MRTLISTAFVSLDGVVEAPGGEPGYRNSGWTFKDVEFLPEAFEIKGREQKEASAMLLGRTSYEAFSPVWPAMEDFADYKVMPKYVVSTTLTEDDLVSDWGDTTILRTLDEVAALKETEGGPIIVHGSATLNRALSDAGLIDRYHLLVFPLLLGAGKRLFSATDKDAQKLKLVEHAAYANGLQLNVFDVVR encoded by the coding sequence ATGCGCACCCTGATCAGCACCGCCTTCGTCTCCCTGGACGGCGTCGTGGAGGCCCCCGGCGGCGAGCCCGGGTACCGGAACTCCGGCTGGACCTTCAAGGACGTGGAGTTCCTGCCCGAGGCGTTCGAGATCAAGGGCCGAGAGCAGAAGGAGGCCTCCGCGATGCTGCTGGGCCGCACCAGCTACGAGGCGTTCAGCCCGGTGTGGCCCGCGATGGAGGACTTCGCCGACTACAAGGTGATGCCGAAGTACGTCGTCTCCACCACCCTCACCGAGGACGACCTGGTGTCCGACTGGGGCGACACGACGATCCTGCGCACCCTCGACGAGGTCGCCGCGCTGAAGGAGACCGAGGGCGGCCCGATCATCGTGCACGGCAGCGCCACCCTGAACCGGGCCCTCTCCGACGCCGGCCTGATCGACCGTTACCACCTGCTCGTCTTCCCGCTGCTGCTCGGTGCGGGCAAGCGCCTCTTCAGCGCCACCGACAAGGACGCGCAGAAGCTGAAGCTCGTCGAGCACGCGGCCTACGCCAACGGCCTGCAGCTGAACGTCTTCGACGTCGTCCGCTGA
- the aroB gene encoding 3-dehydroquinate synthase — protein sequence MAGSTRIPVGGDRPYEAVVGHGLTGETGRVLGSEPLRVAVVHSRTLLATARRIARELDHEGRIVVSLEVPEGEAAKDMTVVVGLWRALADAGFTRSDAIVAVGGGATTDLAGFAAAGWLRGVRLVLVPTTLLGMVDAAIGGKTAVNLPQGKNLVGAFHPPAGVLCDLDLLATLPPADYASGLAEVIKAGFIADPEILRLVEEDPAGAVHTRELVERAIRVKSEVVTEDFREDGRREHLNYGHTLGHAIERVSGYRVRHGHAVAAGMVFAAELARLDGRLSAADTERHRALLAAAGLPTTHGGAWAPLRDAMGIDKKTRGSRLRFVVLDAIGRPALLTAPDEALLAAAYERLAR from the coding sequence CTGGCGGGGAGCACCCGGATACCGGTCGGCGGGGACCGCCCGTACGAGGCCGTCGTGGGCCACGGGCTGACCGGCGAGACCGGCCGCGTCCTGGGCTCCGAACCGCTGCGGGTGGCCGTCGTGCACTCCCGCACGCTGCTGGCCACGGCCCGGCGGATCGCCCGGGAACTCGACCACGAGGGACGCATCGTGGTCTCCCTCGAAGTGCCCGAGGGCGAAGCCGCCAAGGACATGACCGTGGTGGTGGGCCTGTGGCGGGCCCTCGCGGACGCCGGCTTCACCCGCTCCGACGCCATCGTGGCCGTCGGCGGCGGCGCCACCACCGACCTCGCCGGGTTCGCCGCCGCCGGCTGGCTGCGCGGCGTACGCCTCGTCCTCGTGCCGACCACCCTGCTGGGCATGGTCGACGCCGCCATCGGCGGGAAGACCGCCGTCAACCTGCCCCAGGGCAAGAACCTCGTCGGCGCCTTCCACCCGCCCGCCGGGGTGCTGTGCGACCTGGACCTGCTGGCCACCCTGCCGCCCGCCGACTACGCCAGCGGCCTCGCCGAGGTCATCAAGGCCGGGTTCATCGCCGACCCGGAGATCCTGCGCCTGGTCGAGGAGGACCCCGCCGGCGCCGTCCACACCCGGGAGCTCGTGGAGCGGGCCATCCGCGTCAAGTCGGAGGTCGTCACCGAGGACTTCCGGGAGGACGGCCGCCGCGAGCACCTCAACTACGGCCACACCCTGGGCCACGCCATCGAGCGGGTCTCCGGCTACCGGGTCCGGCACGGCCACGCGGTCGCCGCCGGCATGGTCTTCGCCGCCGAACTCGCCCGGCTCGACGGCCGGCTGTCCGCCGCCGACACCGAGCGCCACCGCGCCCTCCTCGCCGCCGCCGGCCTGCCCACCACCCACGGCGGAGCCTGGGCCCCGCTGCGCGACGCGATGGGCATCGACAAGAAGACCCGGGGCAGCCGCCTGCGGTTCGTCGTGCTCGACGCCATCGGCCGTCCCGCCCTGCTCACCGCACCGGACGAGGCGCTCCTCGCCGCCGCCTACGAACGGCTCGCCCGGTGA